One genomic region from Prevotella sp. Rep29 encodes:
- a CDS encoding YtxH domain-containing protein: protein MKTLGYIGAFLGGAIAGAALGLLVAPEKGTDTRTRISDTVKDFCDKHNLKLNRKEMEDLVDDIKDAAEDVID from the coding sequence ATGAAAACATTAGGTTACATCGGCGCATTTCTCGGTGGCGCCATCGCCGGAGCAGCATTAGGACTGCTGGTAGCACCGGAAAAAGGAACAGACACCCGCACAAGAATCTCTGACACGGTCAAAGACTTTTGCGATAAACACAACCTGAAACTCAACCGCAAAGAGATGGAAGACCTGGTGGACGACATCAAGGATGCGGCTGAAGACGTTATCGACTAA
- a CDS encoding SPOR domain-containing protein — MKKIMILCAAVCAMMAFTSCKSSESAYKKAYEKARAQDAAQQGDGYTTTDAPVVTPITTVPATQTTTVDNYDNVSVRQENLTVVSGSGLKNFSVVVGSFSMKANAEGLQQTLRAAGYDAQLAFNSERNMYRVIASTFDNKGDAVQSRDQFRAKYPDAWLLFNQR, encoded by the coding sequence ATGAAGAAAATCATGATTTTGTGCGCAGCAGTATGTGCAATGATGGCTTTTACCAGCTGTAAATCAAGTGAGAGTGCTTATAAGAAGGCTTACGAAAAGGCACGCGCTCAGGATGCGGCTCAGCAGGGCGATGGTTATACAACGACCGATGCTCCGGTGGTAACACCGATCACGACCGTTCCTGCTACACAGACGACAACGGTTGACAACTATGACAACGTGTCTGTCCGCCAGGAGAATCTCACCGTAGTGAGCGGTTCCGGATTGAAGAATTTCAGCGTAGTCGTTGGTTCTTTCTCGATGAAGGCAAATGCCGAAGGTTTGCAGCAGACATTGCGTGCGGCAGGTTACGATGCGCAGTTGGCGTTCAACTCCGAGCGCAACATGTATCGTGTGATTGCTTCTACTTTCGACAATAAGGGCGATGCCGTTCAGAGTCGCGATCAGTTCCGTGCAAAATATCCGGATGCTTGGTTGCTTTTCAACCAGCGTTAA
- the ruvX gene encoding Holliday junction resolvase RuvX, whose amino-acid sequence MARILSIDYGKKRTGLAVTDPLQIIAGGLATVSTSALFDYLADYLSREPVERIVIGKPYQPNGQPSENLQRVEQFVNRWRKAYPDVPVEYYDERFTSVLAHQAMIDGGLKKKERRNKALVDEISATIILQGYMESRRPK is encoded by the coding sequence GTGGCGCGAATACTTTCAATAGATTACGGAAAGAAGCGTACAGGATTGGCAGTCACCGATCCGCTGCAGATTATTGCCGGCGGATTGGCGACTGTTTCTACTTCTGCGCTGTTCGATTATCTGGCAGATTATCTCAGCCGGGAGCCCGTTGAGCGCATCGTGATAGGGAAGCCCTATCAGCCAAACGGGCAGCCGAGTGAGAATCTCCAGCGAGTGGAGCAGTTTGTCAACAGGTGGCGGAAGGCATATCCGGACGTGCCGGTTGAGTATTACGATGAACGATTCACGTCGGTCTTGGCGCATCAGGCGATGATTGACGGCGGTTTGAAAAAGAAAGAGCGTCGGAACAAGGCGCTGGTGGATGAAATCAGCGCGACGATTATCCTCCAAGGCTATATGGAGTCCCGACGACCGAAATGA
- the def gene encoding peptide deformylase, with the protein MILPIYIYGQPVLRQEAQDIPADYPGLDELLENMFETLSASEGIGLAAPQIGKSIRVAVIDLDVLAEDFPEYKDFRKAFINPHIVEYDDTETKNMEEGCLSLPGIHESVTRPTRIRVQWQDSEMQQHDEWIEGYLARVMQHEFDHLDGKMFIDRISPLRRQLIKGKLKALMQGRYQCGYRTKR; encoded by the coding sequence ATGATATTACCTATTTATATATATGGGCAGCCGGTGCTTCGTCAGGAAGCGCAGGACATTCCTGCCGACTATCCCGGGCTGGATGAGCTGTTGGAGAACATGTTTGAGACCCTTTCTGCTTCAGAAGGAATAGGGTTGGCAGCTCCGCAGATCGGGAAATCGATTCGTGTGGCTGTCATAGACTTAGACGTACTTGCGGAAGATTTTCCCGAATATAAGGATTTCAGAAAGGCTTTCATCAATCCCCATATCGTGGAATATGACGATACGGAGACGAAAAACATGGAGGAAGGGTGTCTTTCGCTGCCAGGTATTCACGAGAGTGTGACGCGTCCGACCCGCATAAGAGTGCAATGGCAGGATAGCGAAATGCAGCAGCATGACGAGTGGATAGAAGGTTATCTTGCCCGGGTCATGCAACACGAGTTCGACCATCTTGACGGAAAGATGTTTATCGACCGCATTTCGCCGCTTCGCCGACAGCTGATTAAAGGTAAGCTGAAGGCTCTCATGCAAGGACGTTACCAGTGCGGATACCGTACGAAGAGATAA
- a CDS encoding tetratricopeptide repeat protein has product MSRCRKILLLLLCFSPLTSLAQFNVDRLIMSGRSSLYYEDYVLSIQYFSRAISYKPYLYEAWYYRAIAKFYLDDFIGAENDCSEAITLNPYIAGIYELRGLCRIRQRHFEEAIGDYDKALLYQPSGQNLWFNRALCRVELKDYQHAHEELDSMIQRWGDFSRAYSVKAEMYMREKDTTAAVTWLDKSLKVDPYDGEAWMVWASINMSRGNWQDAEQQLSKAIHLKPKLVSNYVNRALVRLNVNNLRGAMADYDMAIDLDPNNFLAHYNRGLLRVQVGDDNRAIEDFNYVLRMEPGNLMATYNRATLHHRTGNLRAAIVDYTKVIEQYPNFWTGLHNRADCYRRLGMHRQAELDEFRILKAQMDKHVGIQPRWTKNQRKQTRKKSEIDFSKYNQIVVEDEEVVEREYESAYRGRIQNRKIDVEYMPMYEVSYLKYANVVSMNQVFDKEVEAFNRVARPSHELKVTCNPHTLNEEQSAIYLNLIDTLSRRIDGERDMQSVKRLLLQRAVAYGVVQNFDDAVHDMTTYLQIDSTSVLAYWQRAVCLAMESEFSAAQGMDTKIKMARVLDDLNHAIALDPQNAFLFYNRGNLYVQRKEYERAIEDYTAAISINRSLAEAYYNRGLAYINSDNKRKGLQDLSKAGELGLYKAYSVMKKYSEK; this is encoded by the coding sequence ATGAGCAGGTGTCGGAAGATACTTCTTTTGCTATTGTGTTTTTCTCCGCTCACATCTTTGGCGCAGTTCAACGTTGACCGCCTGATTATGAGCGGCAGGAGCTCGTTGTATTATGAAGATTACGTACTTTCGATACAATATTTCAGCCGTGCCATTTCCTACAAGCCCTATCTTTATGAGGCTTGGTATTATCGAGCCATCGCCAAGTTCTACCTCGACGATTTCATCGGAGCGGAGAACGACTGCTCGGAAGCCATTACCCTCAATCCCTATATTGCCGGTATCTATGAACTGAGAGGCTTGTGCCGTATTCGTCAGCGCCATTTTGAAGAAGCGATTGGCGATTATGACAAGGCACTTCTCTACCAACCGTCAGGGCAGAATCTTTGGTTCAACCGCGCCCTTTGCCGCGTGGAACTGAAAGATTATCAGCACGCACATGAGGAACTCGACTCCATGATTCAGCGTTGGGGCGACTTCTCACGGGCGTATTCCGTCAAGGCAGAAATGTATATGCGGGAGAAAGACACGACTGCGGCAGTCACGTGGTTGGACAAAAGCCTGAAAGTAGATCCCTATGACGGAGAGGCGTGGATGGTATGGGCAAGCATCAATATGTCGCGAGGGAATTGGCAGGATGCAGAGCAGCAGCTTTCCAAGGCGATACATTTGAAGCCGAAGCTGGTAAGCAACTATGTGAACCGTGCTTTGGTGCGTCTGAATGTCAACAACCTGCGTGGTGCGATGGCTGATTATGACATGGCAATCGACCTCGACCCGAACAATTTCCTTGCTCACTACAACCGGGGCTTGCTCCGTGTGCAAGTGGGCGATGACAACCGGGCGATAGAAGACTTCAACTATGTGCTCAGGATGGAACCCGGCAATTTGATGGCGACCTACAACCGTGCGACCCTTCACCATCGGACGGGCAACCTGCGTGCTGCCATTGTTGACTATACGAAGGTGATAGAGCAGTATCCTAACTTCTGGACGGGACTTCACAACCGGGCGGATTGCTATCGGCGGCTCGGTATGCATCGCCAAGCCGAGCTGGATGAGTTCCGTATTCTGAAGGCACAGATGGATAAGCACGTCGGGATACAGCCGCGATGGACGAAGAACCAGCGGAAGCAGACACGAAAGAAGAGCGAGATAGACTTCTCCAAGTACAATCAGATCGTGGTAGAGGATGAGGAAGTGGTTGAGCGTGAATACGAAAGTGCCTACCGCGGGCGCATACAAAACCGGAAAATCGACGTGGAATATATGCCGATGTACGAGGTTTCGTATCTGAAATACGCCAATGTCGTCAGTATGAACCAAGTGTTTGATAAGGAAGTGGAGGCTTTCAACCGCGTCGCTCGTCCGTCTCATGAACTCAAAGTGACGTGCAATCCGCACACGCTCAACGAAGAGCAGTCAGCCATTTATCTCAATCTGATAGACACCTTGTCGAGGCGTATTGATGGCGAACGCGACATGCAGTCGGTCAAGAGGCTTCTGTTGCAACGCGCCGTCGCGTATGGTGTCGTTCAGAATTTCGATGATGCCGTGCACGATATGACCACTTACCTGCAAATCGACAGCACGTCGGTCCTGGCATATTGGCAACGGGCGGTGTGTCTGGCGATGGAGAGCGAGTTTAGTGCCGCCCAGGGGATGGATACAAAAATCAAGATGGCGCGCGTGTTGGACGATTTGAATCATGCCATTGCGCTCGACCCGCAGAATGCTTTCCTGTTTTATAACAGGGGAAACCTGTATGTGCAGCGGAAGGAATACGAGCGAGCGATAGAAGATTACACGGCAGCAATCAGCATCAACCGAAGTTTGGCAGAGGCTTATTACAACCGTGGACTCGCCTATATCAACAGCGACAACAAGCGAAAGGGGCTGCAAGACCTCAGTAAGGCAGGCGAATTGGGTTTGTATAAGGCTTATAGCGTGATGAAAAAATATTCCGAAAAATAG
- a CDS encoding transglycosylase SLT domain-containing protein: MAHGLFRHIVPSSFSKLFLLLFALLLTACEKGNTLQTTPWGTVIGDSVSSKEHYSLYDIVANGELILLTLSGPDTYYEYRGGGLGTQYLLCEKFAQQLGVSVRVEVCRDTSEMVGRLLKGEGDIMIPADSSTLENAQLIVADKRIPWAVLKTNAELADTISRWYRPDYLAEVKSEQQTAFSPQSVQRRVYSPMLNQQKGIISNYDHLFKRYAPVARVDWRLLAALSYQESCFDPNARSWAGACGLMQIMPRTGAQYGLPQSELFNPEANIETSTRIIRKLKDQFRDIPREGERLNFVLASYNGGVAHVRDAMALARKYGKNPHRWRDVSEYILLLSQPQYYQDPVVKSGYMRGTETYNYVRLVLQRYAHYRGSAIGGGGYGFGDSQAPKQATRRHRFKL, from the coding sequence ATGGCACACGGCTTGTTCCGACATATCGTCCCCTCGTCGTTCAGCAAACTTTTCCTCTTGCTGTTCGCCCTTTTGTTGACAGCATGCGAGAAGGGAAACACGTTGCAGACGACCCCTTGGGGGACGGTCATAGGCGACAGCGTCAGCTCGAAAGAGCATTATTCGCTCTACGATATTGTCGCCAACGGTGAACTCATCCTCCTCACCCTGTCAGGTCCTGACACCTATTATGAATATCGGGGTGGAGGCTTGGGCACCCAATATCTGCTTTGCGAGAAGTTCGCGCAGCAGTTGGGGGTCTCCGTGCGGGTGGAAGTGTGTCGCGATACGTCGGAGATGGTGGGGCGCTTGCTCAAGGGCGAGGGCGATATTATGATTCCAGCCGACTCCTCTACGCTGGAGAATGCGCAGCTTATTGTTGCCGACAAGCGCATACCGTGGGCGGTATTGAAAACGAATGCCGAACTTGCAGACACCATCAGCCGCTGGTATCGTCCCGACTATCTGGCGGAAGTGAAGAGCGAACAGCAGACAGCCTTCTCCCCGCAAAGCGTTCAGCGACGGGTGTATTCGCCCATGCTCAATCAGCAGAAAGGCATCATCTCCAACTACGACCATCTTTTCAAGCGCTATGCACCGGTGGCACGTGTCGATTGGCGCCTGTTGGCAGCGCTGAGCTATCAGGAGTCGTGTTTCGACCCTAACGCCCGTTCATGGGCAGGAGCCTGCGGACTGATGCAGATTATGCCGAGAACAGGTGCCCAATATGGGCTTCCGCAATCAGAATTGTTCAATCCGGAAGCCAATATAGAGACCTCTACCCGCATCATCCGGAAACTGAAAGACCAGTTTCGGGACATTCCTCGTGAAGGCGAGCGCCTCAACTTCGTGCTTGCCAGCTATAATGGGGGAGTGGCACATGTGCGCGACGCTATGGCTCTGGCACGCAAATACGGGAAGAATCCCCACCGTTGGCGCGACGTTTCCGAGTATATTCTGCTGCTGAGCCAGCCACAATACTATCAAGACCCCGTCGTGAAAAGCGGCTATATGCGAGGGACGGAGACGTATAATTACGTGCGCTTGGTGCTCCAGCGCTATGCCCATTATCGCGGTTCTGCCATTGGCGGCGGAGGGTATGGCTTCGGTGACAGCCAGGCACCCAAGCAAGCCACCAGGCGTCATCGCTTCAAATTGTAG
- a CDS encoding transglycosylase domain-containing protein has product MRKKVIRILWKTLFSIIGVLFVIFVAIWNGWIGYMPDIEDLQNPISKYASQIYSADGKVLGTYNENRDNRIAVGYAKLSPYLVQALVATEDERFYEHSGIDFIALSRAILKRGIMQQHSAGGGSTITQQLAKQLYSEKAHSTLGRLLQKPIEWIIAVKLERNFTKEEIIAMYLNYFDYLHNAVGIKSAANTYFRKEPQDLTVTEAATLIGLCKNPSLYNPVRYPERCVERRNVVLSQMQKAGYMSSAECDKYSAEPLGLNFHRASHREQTAPYFREYLRQYMMAKKPDLANYPSWNKRQYHIDSIAWETDPLYGWCNKNLKKNGDPYDVNTDGLRIYTTIDTRMQKYAEEAVYEHMTKYLQPTFNNELRLRRNAPFSDNLTASQVTAIMNRSIRQSERYRVLKEAGYSEEDINKAFDTKVDMTVFSYKGEIDTMMTPRDSIKYYKKMLRAGFVSMDPMTGAVKAYVGGVNYNFFQYDMGMMGRRQVGSTIKPFLYSMAMQNGYSPCDVAPNVARTYIVAGKPWTPRNGSRSRYGQMVTLKWGLAQSNNWISAYLMSRLNPHAFVQLLNQYGINNPDIHPSMALCLGPCEVSVGEMVSAYTAFVNHGIRCAPMMVTRIEDNSGNVLAEFQPRMNEVISESNSYKMLVLLKAVVEGGTGGRLRARYNVPGEIGGKTGTTNKNSDAWFMGVTPQLVSGCWVGGEDRDIHFVSTATGQGAAVALPIWAYYMKKIYADKSLNYSPDAKFDIPDNYDPCAEEVLGYETGIDEVYE; this is encoded by the coding sequence ATGAGAAAAAAAGTCATACGCATACTTTGGAAGACGCTGTTTTCAATCATCGGCGTGCTTTTTGTTATCTTCGTTGCCATTTGGAACGGGTGGATAGGCTACATGCCCGACATCGAAGACTTGCAGAATCCAATCAGCAAATACGCCTCACAGATATATTCCGCTGACGGAAAGGTGCTCGGTACCTACAACGAGAATCGTGACAACCGTATCGCTGTCGGCTATGCAAAGCTGTCGCCCTATCTCGTCCAGGCACTCGTGGCTACCGAAGACGAGCGTTTCTATGAGCATTCAGGCATCGATTTCATCGCCTTGTCGAGAGCCATTCTCAAGCGTGGCATCATGCAACAGCATAGTGCGGGTGGAGGCTCGACCATCACCCAGCAGTTGGCTAAGCAGTTATATTCGGAGAAGGCACACTCTACGTTGGGGCGTCTTCTTCAAAAGCCAATCGAATGGATTATTGCCGTCAAGTTGGAACGCAACTTCACGAAGGAAGAAATCATCGCCATGTACCTGAATTATTTCGATTATCTGCACAATGCCGTGGGAATCAAGTCGGCTGCAAATACCTATTTCCGCAAGGAGCCGCAAGACCTGACGGTCACCGAGGCGGCAACGCTGATAGGTCTTTGCAAGAATCCGTCGCTCTATAACCCCGTTCGCTATCCTGAGCGTTGCGTGGAGCGGCGAAACGTAGTGCTCTCGCAGATGCAAAAAGCGGGCTATATGAGCAGCGCCGAATGCGATAAATATTCCGCCGAACCACTCGGACTCAACTTCCATCGTGCCAGCCATCGCGAGCAGACGGCACCTTATTTCCGCGAATATCTGCGGCAATACATGATGGCAAAGAAGCCCGACCTTGCCAATTATCCTTCGTGGAACAAGCGGCAGTATCACATTGACTCCATCGCATGGGAGACCGACCCGCTTTATGGATGGTGTAACAAGAACCTCAAGAAGAACGGCGACCCCTATGATGTCAATACCGACGGATTGAGAATCTACACCACCATCGACACACGTATGCAGAAATATGCCGAGGAAGCCGTGTATGAACACATGACAAAATACCTTCAGCCAACGTTCAACAACGAGTTGCGGCTGCGTCGTAATGCTCCCTTCTCAGACAATCTGACCGCCAGCCAGGTGACAGCCATCATGAACCGCTCCATTCGTCAGAGCGAACGCTATCGGGTGTTGAAGGAAGCGGGCTACTCCGAAGAAGACATCAATAAGGCATTCGATACCAAAGTAGATATGACGGTGTTCTCTTACAAAGGCGAAATCGACACGATGATGACACCGAGAGACTCCATCAAGTATTATAAGAAAATGCTTCGTGCCGGCTTCGTGAGCATGGACCCGATGACGGGAGCCGTGAAAGCATACGTCGGCGGAGTGAACTACAACTTCTTCCAATACGACATGGGTATGATGGGACGGCGCCAAGTAGGTTCTACCATCAAGCCATTCCTCTATTCAATGGCGATGCAGAACGGCTATTCGCCCTGCGATGTGGCACCCAACGTGGCGCGTACCTACATCGTTGCTGGCAAACCATGGACGCCGCGTAACGGTAGCCGAAGCCGATACGGACAGATGGTGACCTTGAAATGGGGATTGGCACAGTCGAACAACTGGATTTCCGCCTACCTCATGAGCCGCCTCAATCCTCATGCTTTCGTGCAACTGCTCAACCAATACGGCATCAACAATCCCGACATCCATCCCTCGATGGCATTGTGTCTCGGACCTTGTGAGGTGTCGGTCGGCGAGATGGTCAGCGCCTATACCGCCTTTGTGAATCACGGCATTCGTTGTGCACCGATGATGGTGACCCGTATCGAGGACAATTCGGGCAACGTGCTTGCCGAATTCCAGCCGCGCATGAACGAAGTGATCAGCGAGAGCAATTCCTACAAGATGCTCGTCCTGCTGAAAGCGGTCGTCGAAGGCGGTACCGGTGGTCGTCTGCGTGCCCGCTACAATGTTCCGGGAGAGATTGGAGGCAAGACAGGAACCACGAATAAGAACTCCGACGCCTGGTTCATGGGCGTCACCCCGCAGCTCGTCAGCGGCTGTTGGGTTGGAGGAGAAGACCGCGACATCCACTTCGTATCGACTGCAACAGGTCAGGGTGCTGCCGTGGCGTTGCCGATTTGGGCATACTACATGAAGAAAATCTATGCCGACAAGTCGCTGAACTATTCTCCAGATGCCAAGTTCGACATTCCCGACAACTACGACCCCTGTGCCGAAGAGGTGTTAGGCTATGAAACAGGTATAGATGAAGTTTATGAATAG